The nucleotide window CTAAAGAAGAGGGATACTCAGGTAACCTCTCCTCAATGATTGTCTGACGCAATAGCTCCGTATTTCCTGGTGCACTAGCTGGTTGAACTACTGTTTCCCTGCCCTGATCTATTCGAGAGTTCAAAAAGTCACTACTCAAATTGGGGGTTGACATACCATCAGCACTACCTGCCATAAAATTCATTCTATTAATAGAAAGGAGATTTTGTATCTGACGATGTCTCCAGCGTCTCCCAGAGAGTGTTGGTGCCCCTGCTCCAGGTCCTGGAGAAGCAGCCTGCAGATCTCCAACACTGATTCTAGGTGATGAAAGATTTACAGAACTTTGAGTTAGGGGTATACGAGGTGAAGACAATGGAGGGTCTAAAATTTCCCCAAAACTTGAGATGGGTGATGGTCTACTAAACAAGTTGTTGTTTGTGGTCCTTTGATCAGGTAAAGGATCTTGAGCTAGGGAACTAGAAGATCCAGGATCAACAAGTCTACAGCCATCACAATACCAATTGCCTTCAGGCACAACCCACCCAAGGCCAACACAATATGTGTGTGCTGATGAATCGCAGATATCACACAGTAACATAAGGCCATCATCCCCTCCTTGGCGGCATTCAGAACAAATAACATTCTCATAGGGGTCAAGATAACTCCTGAGGTCTTCCTCAGATGGTTGATAGACCTGCGTAAGGCAATAATCTCATTCAAAACAAGAAGTAAACAAATGAAGTAAAGAACAAGTATAATCTGAAGCACAAGAACAGTGAGGGCAACTAATAACATACTTGATCACGCTTGGGTACTGGAATCACCACACTTCTCAAATCAACACCAGCTGTTGCTCTTTCTGGCTTAGTAATTGTCTTGAACCTCTGCTTGCACAAAGGGCAGCGTGATTCCACTTTTGACCACTCCATGATGCAAGCGAAACAGAAATAGTGACTGCAACAGTTCAGAGTTCCCCTGAATCTCCTTTTGTCTTCCTCAGAAAGACATATACCACATACTTGCTTTGCCACTTCACTCTTCACTACTTCTATCTTCTCCTTACCTTTTCTTACAGGAGGTTTTCTTCGCTCCTGTAAAATATCTTCCTCCTCAATTTTCTTTGAGGAAAATGAACTCCTTAAACTAGTTTTCAGATTCCCACATAATTCATTGGCTTCTCTCATTTGTTCTCTTTCTTCCTCTGATATGGTATAATCATAATCAGATGACCCAGAAGACACGAAATCAGAATCTGAAGGAACAACATACTTTCTCCTTCTCCGACTTGATTTAGTCTTGCTCTTTTCCCTCAAAACGGGAGCATCATCAAGAAAATcaccatcttcatcatcataacatctttctttcttcctgaaCCCACGAgtccttcctttctttcctaAAGGCTTTGCTGAGGCAGTacgatttttccttttttgaccTCTAACAGAACCCTTTTTTCTCAAACCTTTTCTACCCAACTTCTGATTCTTCCGactgttcttcttcttcttcatgacCACCAATTCCTCTTCATCATCCAAAGAATCATCTTCATCGGGAGTAAACTCCTCATCCtcctcttcctcctcctccCCCTCATattcctcatcttcttcatctccaTACAAAACCCTTTTCCTCTTTCGTGATGTTTTATCCCCATTTCCCAGGCTACTTTTTCTGGCTTTTGATCCAATAATCTTCCTCACCTCTGTCTCTTCTTCTacttcctcctcctcctcttccaCAAAAGCACCAAAACTCTCTTCTGATTCATAACCATCTACAGAAGAACAATAATCCTCCAATTCATCCTCAGATACATCATTCCCTTCATCTGAAACCACATAATCCTCATCAGAATCATCAGAACCCTTATCTTTTGACCTAACCCTTCTCTTCACATCTCCCCTAGAATTAACCTTCCCTCCCCTTCCCATCTTCACTTTTCCACCCACCAAAccaacaaaataatcaaattaataaacaaaatcaagacCGAAAACAACCCAGATATCAAATCCCAAAACTTACCAATTAAATATCAACAACTCAAACATAACATCCCATAAAATACCCATTTTCAATACATCAAATCGGATCACAACTCATCATAATAAATCCCCAGATTCTCGAAATTTAATTCCCTCTTGTTTCTTGCTTTGCTTCCACTCTAATCAGGCACACAATCAATACCAAGatcataaaaatcaaaactttcttaaaaaaagcaaaaaaaaaccAAACCCAGATATTAACTCATATGACAAACCAAACCCACAAAACATTTTCATTAATTGAagctcaaattttattaaattttctgttagacAAACAACGTTTCCAGAAACTTAAAATACCTCGAAATAcctaaaaataacaataaatttttaattaaaaaattaactgcTGAGATAGAAAGAGATGAAGGTTGTTATGTCACCTGTGAGGAGGAAGAAATGAAAGCAGTGAAACAGAGAAAACCGTCGGTTGTTTCCGGaaattgtttttcttgtttcagTTGTTGcgcctttttattttattttatttttaatttaattttaatattatttatttatgcatttacTAACGATTATTAACGATTTAATGACATCTATCTAAGGCTATGGCGTAGACAACTCCGCCGATCATTTCAAGAGAAATTACCGGAATATCCTTGCTCTTTGTTCTATTGccagtttaattttgatttgggtAGGGATTAGACAGGGTAGAGTCTAAGGTTATTATTGTGGGGCTCAATAACGGGTAACAGCTTCATTCCTTCAAACAGAAATAAGTGGCGCTGtccttataatattattttatgagtggattactatttcccacccgagGTTTGGCAGAACATATTTCGACCCActgaattcaataaattttcacccaaaatctAACTTTGTTAACGGAGAAAAGGTTCTGATATGatattaaaaaggtaaattatcACGagaataataatacataaagatattaaactatcctttttttactgaaaaagttaaattttttttttatttatctaaatgaattgagtttttaaattttttaaataaaataaatcaattttttagtatCTTTTGAAGGTAGCAAActaatcttaattatatttgttcatTCTTTCACTAGCAAATATTAAAGTTTagtctatttatttataaaaaatttgaaaattcaattttttttaggtcaaatgacttattcccacccaaggtttgatgtaatttcaaactctcacctttaatgttttaaaaactcaaatatctatttatcaTTCAACTTTTGTTACATCTAGTTGTTAGTTATAAGgacaaaaatgttattttataagtaatattaaaaatataattttatctcatcccCCTATCCCACGtattgaaaactcacaatttcaCTTCAATATCaactttttcagttttaaaaaatgacttccATAATTATCCCTTATatccctagggtttttttctccCTCTCCAGCCACTAGCACTTTCTTTGGTGACTCTCTCTTCCTACCTTAAACCTTCACCAACAAAGAGGGAGCTCGAGAGACAAATCTTCAATGCATAAACTGAAGTTGCCAAAACCTTCTGTTGAAAATCTGTTTGTGTCGGACTTTTGAAGATCAGTAGAAGATTTGTCTTTGAAGCAGGCTTTGGTCTGACAAAGCCAAAGAGACAGAGACACGTTTGCTTCATATGATGAAGTTGACAAAGCAAAATCTATTAGACTGGGGTCAAATTGTTGGAGAGATTATGTAGCTCAGGGTAGGGAGTGGGAGGGAGAGGGAGTGCCAACAAAGGTTTAGGGTGGGAAGAGAGAGTCACTAGAGACAGTGACGATGGTCGAAGAGGGaggaaacaaaattaagaatgagggaaaaatcactttttaaaactaaaaatgttGAAACTAATATGggattgttaattttcaaaacggTAACGAGGTgaataggataaaattattttttaatattattaataaaatgatatttttattcttacaATTAACAGTTAAATATAACATAagttaaataacatataaaatttaagtttttaaaagttgagaatgtatcaaaccttaggtgagagtaatcctttgaccatttttttaatagaaaaatatgaaacttTAGCctcttcaatataaaataatttaattcattcaataaaaaatattaaattattttaatttaaaaaaaaaagataatttgatacaTTCATGTGTTAACATTGTATGATCATAACATCTctaactatttaattttttaaaaaaatattatattatttttatatatagtgaCCGATAGTCTAGTAAGATGTAATGTCAAAAATCgcatttaaaaaaatgtgatttatttgGGATCATAAATCATGTGGGATCCGTAGTCATAATAGTCAGCATTGcaatcaaaaaaattacattaaggTAGATATGATTTCAGTGAACTTCATTGAAAAAAGTATCTGTCTAGTATGCTTGACCAGATTGGACCTTTTTCTTATATAATCCAGTGATTCCAATTAggcggttttttttttttttcaaaattttcaggaGAAATGATTTTTACACCCTtcagtgcttttttttttttctttcagaaGCGGTAATTTTTAGGTCAACGAGTAAGTGCGTGGTTTCACGGAACCTTTGGTTTAtatgaatttgtttttgttatgaaTATAAACCCACTGAATGGGAACAATTGAAGTTACTGATATACCCTTTTTCCATGTAAGGCAATTGAACATAACGTAAATGGGAGACAGCCTAGCTAACGTGTATCAAATCTTGACTGTTCATCCCTCCGATTGATCACATAATTTAGACCGTTGGATATTTTAGTAGCAAAGTAACGCACGCACGATGATTGAACATGTAAGTTTGACGGTGAGGATCGTGCTTTGAAGAACACGTGGACGGTTGAAAAACATGGCCGGATTAATTTGGGACATCTAGAAAGAAATCGGCGGACCTGTCCACCGCCCACCGTTTTGATACGGTGAACCTAGTTTTTGATTGAGAAATTGCACGTGCTGAAATATATAATTGCATTACTTAGTTACCGAAGCCGAATATTAGCTggctttaatttataataaccggctccaatttcaatttattcaaattagtgaaatatgttattaaatgaTTCACTCactataaatgaataattttattaataaaataaataatattttcataaaagaatttaaactaaattttcaaatccaagttttattttaaatttaaattaaaataaaccaaacatttaataaaattgatttgattcaaattaactCTAATATTAATTCTTCTAATACTATTTTCCTAACTTTTTTTATATGGATTTATCATCCTTTTATTGGAGATTGACTAGTTAGGTCATTCTTTTATTGGGGATTAACTAATTAGGTCGGATTCGATCAAActaattaagattatatttaaaattaaagtaaacaattcaaattcaagttaaagatttgaatctatttataaactaattatttaaatatttgagtttgaattaatttaaattaaattattttaatttttttagatttaaatcaattttaaattggCATTACCTAGATTCGGTTTGAACCGGTCAATCCTATTGGCAAGAACTAAGTGGGTTGGAGCGTGGACCCTGGATTGATATTTGCTTTTTGGTCTCAAAACATTTTCAGTGAAAATTGGGCTGAGAAAATTCTTGTGAATGGGCTTGTTCGAAATGAACAAAACAATTCGTGAGTACCTAGTTGAAGTTCCAAAGCCATATGCTAAAACATAGattcattctttaa belongs to Mangifera indica cultivar Alphonso chromosome 2, CATAS_Mindica_2.1, whole genome shotgun sequence and includes:
- the LOC123208884 gene encoding LOW QUALITY PROTEIN: uncharacterized protein LOC123208884 (The sequence of the model RefSeq protein was modified relative to this genomic sequence to represent the inferred CDS: deleted 1 base in 1 codon); the encoded protein is MGRGGKVNSRGDVKRRVRSKDKGSDDSDEDYVVSDEGNDVSEDELEDYCSSVDGYESEESFGAFVEEEEEEVEEETEVRKIIGSKARKSSLGNGDKTSRKRKRVLYGDEEDEEYEGEEEEEEDEEFTPDEDDSLDDEEELVVMKKKKNSRKNQKLGRKGLRKKGSVRGQKRKNRTASAKPLGKKGRTRGFRKKERCYDDEDGDFLDDAPVLREKSKTKSSRRRRKYVVPSDSDFVSSGSSDYDYTISEEEREQMREANELCGNLKTSLRSSFSSKKIEEEDILQERRKPPVRKGKEKIEVVKSEVAKQVCGICLSEEDKRRFRGTLNCCSHYFCFACIMEWSKVESRCPLCKQRFKTITKPERATAGVDLRSVVIPVPKRDQVYQPSEEDLRSYLDPYENVICSECRQGGDDGLMLLCDICDSSAHTYCVGLGWVVPEGNWYCDGCRLVDPGSSSSLAQDPLPDQRTTNNNLFSRPSPISSFGEILDPPLSSPRIPLTQSSVNLSSPRISVGDLQAASPGPGAGAPTLSGRRWRHRQIQNLLSINRMNFMAGSADGMSTPNLSSDFLNSRIDQGRETVVQPASAPGNTELLRQTIIEERLPEYPSSLVENSEIFASRLSHLRRQAVQDPNMTTMNRPANLTLWPELAGINSIPSYEQFRQCSSISNIGSDSGLSPFAARDEGDFYVAKEQLQSIVKSHLKNLSRDIELDHSTFKDIARSSTHTILATCGLEHRRSEVHLVHPPSICSHVERLAAGQTSLMKGFCSSCFDTFVKDVVKKIMDTRMPQWLSLGL